From Pan troglodytes isolate AG18354 chromosome 9, NHGRI_mPanTro3-v2.0_pri, whole genome shotgun sequence, the proteins below share one genomic window:
- the IGSF9B gene encoding protein turtle homolog B isoform X7, with the protein MIWYVATFIASVIGTRGLAAQGAHGLREEPEFVTARAGESVVLRCDVIHPVTGQPPPYVVEWFKFGVPIPIFIKFGYYPPHVDPEYAGRASLHDKASLRLEQVRSEDQGWYECKVLMLDQQYDTFHNGSWVHLTVNAPPTFTETPPQYIEAKEGSSITMTCTAFGNPKPIVTWLKEGTLLGASGKYQVSDGSLTVTSVSREDRGAYTCRAYSIQGEAVHTTHLLVQGPPFIVSPPENITVNISQDALLTCRAEAYPGNLTYTWYWQDENVYFQNDLKLRVRILIDGTLIIFRVKPEDSGKYTCVPSNSLGRSPSASAYLTVQYPARVLNMPPVIYVPVGIHGYIRCPVDAEPPATVVKWNKDGRPLQVEKNLGWTLMEDGSIRIEEATEEALGTYTCVPYNTLGTMGQSAPARLVLKDPPYFTVLPGWEYRQEAGRELLIPCAAAGDPFPVITWRKVGKPSRSKHSALPSGSLQFRALSKEDHGEWECVATNVVTSITASTHLTVIGTSPHAPGSVRVQVSMTTANVSWEPAYDGGYEQTFSVWMKRAQFGPHDWLSLPVPPGPSWLLVDTLEPETAYQFSVLAQNKLGTSAFSEVVTVNTLAFPITTPEPLVLVTPPRCLIANRTQQGVLLSWLPPANHSFPIDRYIMEFRVAERWELLDDGIPGTEGEFFAKDLSQDTWYEFRVLAVMQDLISEPSNIAGVSSTDIFPQPDLTEDGLARPVLAGIVATICFLAAAILFSTLAACFVNKQRKRKLKRKKDPPLSITHCRKSLESPLSSGKVSPESIRTLRAPSESSDDQGQPAAKRMLSPTREKELSLYKKTKRAISSKKYSVAKAEAEAEATTPIELISRGPDGRFVMDPAEMEPSLKSRRIEGFPFAEETDMYPEFRQSDEENEDPLVPTSVAALKSQLTPLSSSQESYLPPPAYSPRFQPRGLEGPGGLEGRLQATGQARPPAPRPFHHGQYYGYLSSSSPGEVEPPPFYVPEVGSPLSSVMSSPPLPTEGPFGHPTIPEENGENASNSTLPLTQTPTGGRSPEPWGRPEFPFGGLETPAMMFPHQLPPCDVPESLQPKAGLPRGLPPTSLQVPAAYPGILSLEAPKGWAGKSPGRGPVPAPPAAKWQDRPMQPLVSQGQLRHTSQGMGIPVLPYPEPAEPGAHGGPSTFGLDTRWYEPQPRPRPSPRQARRAEPSLHQVVLQPSRLSPLTQSPLSSRTGSPELAARARPRPGLLQQAEMSEITLQPPAAVSFSRKSTPSTGSPSQSSRSGSPSYRPAMGFTTLATGYPSPPPGPAPAGPGDSLDVFGQTPSPRRTGEELLRPEPPPPTLPTSGTLPPAPGNAAAPERLEALKYQRIKKPKKSSKGSSKSKKRSDDSASQTQQLPNSQVLWPDEAVCLRKKKRHSRPDPFARLSDLCHRQLPEDQTAILNSVDHDDPGHATLL; encoded by the exons GCGCCCACGGCCTGCGAGAGGAGCCCGAGTTTGTGACGGCAAGAGCTGGGGAGAGCGTGGTCCTACGATGCGACGTGATCCACCCAGTGACGGGACAGCCCCCACCCTATGTCGTAGAGTGGTTCAAGTTCGGGGTCCCCATCCCTATCTTCATCAAGTTTGGCTACTACCCCCCGCACGTGGACCCTGAGTATGCAG GCCGGGCCAGTCTTCATGATAAGGCATCTCTGCGGCTGGAACAAGTTCGCTCTGAGGACCAGGGCTGGTACGAGTGCAAAGTGCTCATGCTGGACCAGCAGTATGACACCTTCCACAACGGCAGCTGGGTCCACCTCACCGTCAACG CCCCTCCCACCTTTACAGAAACACCCCCCCAGTACATCGAGGCCAAGGAGGGTAGTAGTATCACCATGACCTGCACAGCTTTTGGGAACCCCAAGCCCATTGTCACCTGGCTCAAGGAGGGGACGCTCCTCGGTGCTAGTGGGAAATACCAG GTGAGTGACGGCAGCCTGACAGTGACATCGGTCAGTCGGGAGGACAGAGGTGCCTACACCTGCCGAGCGTACAGCATTCAGGGGGAGGCTGTCCACACGACCCACCTGCTTGTCCAAG GGCCCCCTTTCATCGTCTCCCCTCCTGAGAACATCACCGTCAACATCTCCCAGGATGCTCTGCTCACCTGCCGGGCAGAGGCGTATCCGGGCAACCTCACCTACACCTGGTACTGGCAGGACGAGAACGTCTACTTTCAGAA CGACCTGAAGCTGAGGGTGCGCATCCTAATCGATGGGACCCTGATCATCTTCCGGGTGAAGCCGGAGGACTCGGGGAAGTACACCTGTGTGCCCAGCAACAGCCTGGGGCGCTCCCCCTCCGCCTCGGCGTACCTGACCGTGCAGT ACCCAGCCCGTGTCCTCAACATGCCCCCTGTAATTTACGTGCCCGTGGGGATCCATGGCTACATCCGCTGCCCTGTGGACGCAGAACCACCGGCCACCGTGGTCAAGTGGAACAAGGACGGCCGTCCCCTGCAGGTTGAGAAG AACCTGGGTTGGACCCTGATGGAGGATGGCTCCATTCGAATTGAGGAGGCCACAGAGGAGGCTCTTGGCACTTACACCTGTGTGCCTTACAACACCCTGGGGACCATGGGCCAGTCTGCCCCTGCGAGGCTTGTCCTGAAG GACCCCCCCTATTTCACGGTGCTACcaggctgggagtacaggcaggAGGCCGGCCGGGAGCTGCTTATCCCCTGTGCTGCTGCAGGGGACCCCTTTCCTGTCATCACGTGGAGAAAG GTAGGGAAGCCCAGCAGAAGCAAGCACAGTGCCCTGCCCAGTGGGAGCCTGCAGTTCCGTGCCCTGAGTAAGGAGGACCACGGGGAGTGGGAATGTGTCGCCACCAACGTGGTCACGAGCATCACTGCCAGCACCCACCTCACCGTCATCG GCACCAGCCCCCATGCCCCGGGCAGTGTCCGGGTCCAGGTCTCCATGACAACTGCCAACGTGTCCTGGGAACCAGCCTATGATGGAGGCTACGAGCAGACATTCTCAGTTTG GATGAAGCGGGCACAGTTTGGGCCCCATGACTGGCTGTCCTTGCCAGTGCCGCCAGGACCCAGCTGGCTGCTGGTGGACACCCTGGAGCCTGAGACAGCGTACCAGTTCAGCGTCCTGGCCCAGAACAAGCTGGGAACCAGCGCCTTCAGTGAGGTGGTCACTGTGAACACTTTAG CATTCCCTATTACAACTCCAGAACCCCTGGTGCTGGTCACCCCACCGAGGTGCCTCATAGCCAATCGGACTCAGCAGGGTGTGCTCCTGTCCTGGCTTCCGCCTGCCAACCACAGCTTTCCCATCGACCGCTACATCATGGAGTTCCGTGTCGCAGAGCGCTGGGAGTTGCTTGACGATGGCATCCCCGGCACCGAAGGAGAGTTCTTTGCCAAGGATCTGTCACAG GACACGTGGTACGAGTTCCGGGTTCTGGCCGTCATGCAGGATCTGATCAGCGAGCCCAGCAACATCGCCGGCGTCTCCAGCACAG ACATCTTCCCGCAGCCGGACCTGACCGAGGACGGGCTGGCGCGGCCTGTGCTGGCGGGAATCGTAGCTACCATCTGCTTCTTGGCAGCTGCCATCCTGTTCAGCACCCTGGCTGCCTGCTTTGTCAACAAGCAGCGCAAGCGTAAGCTCAAGCGCAAAAAAG aCCCTCCACTCTCCATCACCCACTGCAGGAAGAGCCTGGAGTCTCC CTTGTCCTCTGGCAAGGTGAGCCCCGAGAGCATCCGCACGCTCCGAGCGCCATCAGAATCCTCCGACGACCAGGGCCAGCCCGCGGCCAAGAGGATGCTGAGCCCCACCCGCGAGAAGGAGCTGTCGCTGTACAAGAAGACCAAGCGGGCCATCAGCAGCAAGAAGTACAGCGTGGCCAAggcagaggccgaggcagaggccACCACGCCCATCGAGCTCATCAGCAGAGGCCCTGACGGCCGCTTCGTGATGGACCCTGCCGAGATGGAGCCCTCGCTGAAGAGCAGGCGCATCGAGGGCTTCCCCTTCGCCGAGGAGACGGACATGTACCCCGAGTTCCGCCAGTCGGACGAGGAGAACGAGGACCCACTGGTGCCCACATCTGTGGCCGCCCTGAAGTCCCAGCTCACCCCTCTGTCATCCAGCCAGGAGTCCTACCTGCCACCACCAGCATACAGCCCTCGGTTCCAGCCCCGCGGGCTGGAGGGCCCCGGTGGCCTGGAAGGTCGGCTTCAGGCCACAGGCCAGGCCCGGCCCCCTGCCCCCCGGCCCTTCCACCATGGCCAGTATTATGGGTacctcagcagcagcagccctgggGAGGTGGAGCCGCCCCCGTTCTACGTGCCAGAAGTGGGCAGCCCCCTGAGCTCCGTCATGTCgtccccgcccctgcccaccgAGGGGCCCTTTGGCCACCCCACCATCCCCGAGGAGAATGGAGAGAATGCATCCAACAGCACGCTGCCCTTGACTCAGACACCTACAGGAGGGCGCTCCCCTGAGCCCTGGGGCCGGCCAGAATTCCCCTTCGGGGGGCTGGAGACCCCAGCGATGATGTTCCCCCACCAGCTGCCACCCTGTGATGTGCCCGAGAGTCTGCAGCCCAAGGCCGGCCTCCCCCGAGgactgccccccacctccctgcagGTGCCCGCGGCCTACCCGGGCATCCTGTCTCTGGAGGCACCGAAGGGTTGGGCAGGCAAGTCGCCCGGCAGGGGCCCTGTCCCAGCGCCCCCCGCCGCCAAGTGGCAGGACAGACCTATGCAACCTCTGGTAAGCCAAGGGCAGCTGCGACATACAAGCCAAGGCATGGGCATACCTGTGCTGCCTTACCCCGAGCCGGCTGAGCCGGGGGCGCACGGCGGCCCCAGCACATTTGGCCTGGACACCCGGTGGTATGAGCcccagccccggccccggccTAGCCCTCGGCAGGCCAGGCGCGCCGAGCCCAGTTTACATCAAGTGGTGCTACAGCCCTCCCGGCTCTCACCTCTGACCCAAAGCCCCCTCAGCTCCCGCACTGGCTCCCCTGAGCTCGCCGCCCGTGCCCGGCCTCGCCCGGGCCTCCTGCAGCAGGCAGAGATGTCAGAGATCACCCTGCAGCCGCCGGCTGCAGTCAGCTTTTCTCGAAAGTCTACGCCGTCCACAGGCTCCCCCTCCCAGAGCAGCCGCAGTGGGAGTCCCAGCTACCGGCCCGCCATGGGCTTCACCACTCTGGCCACCGGCTACCCTTCCCCTCCACCCGGCCCCGCCCCTGCTGGGCCTGGGGACAGCTTGGACGTGTTTGGACAGACGCCCTCCCCTCGAAGGACGGGGGAGGAATTGCTCCGACCAGAGCCCCCACCACCCACGTTACCTACTTCAGG AACACTTCCACCTGCACCCGGGAACGCTGCTGCACCTGAGAGGCTGGAGGCTCTGAAATACCAACGGATAAAGAAGCCCAAAAAGTCATCCAAGGGCTCTTCGAAGTCAAAGAAACGATCCG
- the IGSF9B gene encoding protein turtle homolog B isoform X11 — protein MTCTAFGNPKPIVTWLKEGTLLGASGKYQVSDGSLTVTSVSREDRGAYTCRAYSIQGEAVHTTHLLVQGPPFIVSPPENITVNISQDALLTCRAEAYPGNLTYTWYWQDENVYFQNDLKLRVRILIDGTLIIFRVKPEDSGKYTCVPSNSLGRSPSASAYLTVQYPARVLNMPPVIYVPVGIHGYIRCPVDAEPPATVVKWNKDGRPLQVEKNLGWTLMEDGSIRIEEATEEALGTYTCVPYNTLGTMGQSAPARLVLKDPPYFTVLPGWEYRQEAGRELLIPCAAAGDPFPVITWRKVGKPSRSKHSALPSGSLQFRALSKEDHGEWECVATNVVTSITASTHLTVIGTSPHAPGSVRVQVSMTTANVSWEPAYDGGYEQTFSVWYGPLMKRAQFGPHDWLSLPVPPGPSWLLVDTLEPETAYQFSVLAQNKLGTSAFSEVVTVNTLAFPITTPEPLVLVTPPRCLIANRTQQGVLLSWLPPANHSFPIDRYIMEFRVAERWELLDDGIPGTEGEFFAKDLSQDTWYEFRVLAVMQDLISEPSNIAGVSSTDIFPQPDLTEDGLARPVLAGIVATICFLAAAILFSTLAACFVNKQRKRKLKRKKDPPLSITHCRKSLESPLSSGKVSPESIRTLRAPSESSDDQGQPAAKRMLSPTREKELSLYKKTKRAISSKKYSVAKAEAEAEATTPIELISRGPDGRFVMDPAEMEPSLKSRRIEGFPFAEETDMYPEFRQSDEENEDPLVPTSVAALKSQLTPLSSSQESYLPPPAYSPRFQPRGLEGPGGLEGRLQATGQARPPAPRPFHHGQYYGYLSSSSPGEVEPPPFYVPEVGSPLSSVMSSPPLPTEGPFGHPTIPEENGENASNSTLPLTQTPTGGRSPEPWGRPEFPFGGLETPAMMFPHQLPPCDVPESLQPKAGLPRGLPPTSLQVPAAYPGILSLEAPKGWAGKSPGRGPVPAPPAAKWQDRPMQPLVSQGQLRHTSQGMGIPVLPYPEPAEPGAHGGPSTFGLDTRWYEPQPRPRPSPRQARRAEPSLHQVVLQPSRLSPLTQSPLSSRTGSPELAARARPRPGLLQQAEMSEITLQPPAAVSFSRKSTPSTGSPSQSSRSGSPSYRPAMGFTTLATGYPSPPPGPAPAGPGDSLDVFGQTPSPRRTGEELLRPEPPPPTLPTSGTLPPAPGNAAAPERLEALKYQRIKKPKKSSKGSSKSKKRSDDSASQTQQLPNSQVLWPDEAVCLRKKKRHSRPDPFARLSDLCHRQLPEDQTAILNSVDHDDPGHATLL, from the exons ATGACCTGCACAGCTTTTGGGAACCCCAAGCCCATTGTCACCTGGCTCAAGGAGGGGACGCTCCTCGGTGCTAGTGGGAAATACCAG GTGAGTGACGGCAGCCTGACAGTGACATCGGTCAGTCGGGAGGACAGAGGTGCCTACACCTGCCGAGCGTACAGCATTCAGGGGGAGGCTGTCCACACGACCCACCTGCTTGTCCAAG GGCCCCCTTTCATCGTCTCCCCTCCTGAGAACATCACCGTCAACATCTCCCAGGATGCTCTGCTCACCTGCCGGGCAGAGGCGTATCCGGGCAACCTCACCTACACCTGGTACTGGCAGGACGAGAACGTCTACTTTCAGAA CGACCTGAAGCTGAGGGTGCGCATCCTAATCGATGGGACCCTGATCATCTTCCGGGTGAAGCCGGAGGACTCGGGGAAGTACACCTGTGTGCCCAGCAACAGCCTGGGGCGCTCCCCCTCCGCCTCGGCGTACCTGACCGTGCAGT ACCCAGCCCGTGTCCTCAACATGCCCCCTGTAATTTACGTGCCCGTGGGGATCCATGGCTACATCCGCTGCCCTGTGGACGCAGAACCACCGGCCACCGTGGTCAAGTGGAACAAGGACGGCCGTCCCCTGCAGGTTGAGAAG AACCTGGGTTGGACCCTGATGGAGGATGGCTCCATTCGAATTGAGGAGGCCACAGAGGAGGCTCTTGGCACTTACACCTGTGTGCCTTACAACACCCTGGGGACCATGGGCCAGTCTGCCCCTGCGAGGCTTGTCCTGAAG GACCCCCCCTATTTCACGGTGCTACcaggctgggagtacaggcaggAGGCCGGCCGGGAGCTGCTTATCCCCTGTGCTGCTGCAGGGGACCCCTTTCCTGTCATCACGTGGAGAAAG GTAGGGAAGCCCAGCAGAAGCAAGCACAGTGCCCTGCCCAGTGGGAGCCTGCAGTTCCGTGCCCTGAGTAAGGAGGACCACGGGGAGTGGGAATGTGTCGCCACCAACGTGGTCACGAGCATCACTGCCAGCACCCACCTCACCGTCATCG GCACCAGCCCCCATGCCCCGGGCAGTGTCCGGGTCCAGGTCTCCATGACAACTGCCAACGTGTCCTGGGAACCAGCCTATGATGGAGGCTACGAGCAGACATTCTCAGTTTGGTACGGACCTCT GATGAAGCGGGCACAGTTTGGGCCCCATGACTGGCTGTCCTTGCCAGTGCCGCCAGGACCCAGCTGGCTGCTGGTGGACACCCTGGAGCCTGAGACAGCGTACCAGTTCAGCGTCCTGGCCCAGAACAAGCTGGGAACCAGCGCCTTCAGTGAGGTGGTCACTGTGAACACTTTAG CATTCCCTATTACAACTCCAGAACCCCTGGTGCTGGTCACCCCACCGAGGTGCCTCATAGCCAATCGGACTCAGCAGGGTGTGCTCCTGTCCTGGCTTCCGCCTGCCAACCACAGCTTTCCCATCGACCGCTACATCATGGAGTTCCGTGTCGCAGAGCGCTGGGAGTTGCTTGACGATGGCATCCCCGGCACCGAAGGAGAGTTCTTTGCCAAGGATCTGTCACAG GACACGTGGTACGAGTTCCGGGTTCTGGCCGTCATGCAGGATCTGATCAGCGAGCCCAGCAACATCGCCGGCGTCTCCAGCACAG ACATCTTCCCGCAGCCGGACCTGACCGAGGACGGGCTGGCGCGGCCTGTGCTGGCGGGAATCGTAGCTACCATCTGCTTCTTGGCAGCTGCCATCCTGTTCAGCACCCTGGCTGCCTGCTTTGTCAACAAGCAGCGCAAGCGTAAGCTCAAGCGCAAAAAAG aCCCTCCACTCTCCATCACCCACTGCAGGAAGAGCCTGGAGTCTCC CTTGTCCTCTGGCAAGGTGAGCCCCGAGAGCATCCGCACGCTCCGAGCGCCATCAGAATCCTCCGACGACCAGGGCCAGCCCGCGGCCAAGAGGATGCTGAGCCCCACCCGCGAGAAGGAGCTGTCGCTGTACAAGAAGACCAAGCGGGCCATCAGCAGCAAGAAGTACAGCGTGGCCAAggcagaggccgaggcagaggccACCACGCCCATCGAGCTCATCAGCAGAGGCCCTGACGGCCGCTTCGTGATGGACCCTGCCGAGATGGAGCCCTCGCTGAAGAGCAGGCGCATCGAGGGCTTCCCCTTCGCCGAGGAGACGGACATGTACCCCGAGTTCCGCCAGTCGGACGAGGAGAACGAGGACCCACTGGTGCCCACATCTGTGGCCGCCCTGAAGTCCCAGCTCACCCCTCTGTCATCCAGCCAGGAGTCCTACCTGCCACCACCAGCATACAGCCCTCGGTTCCAGCCCCGCGGGCTGGAGGGCCCCGGTGGCCTGGAAGGTCGGCTTCAGGCCACAGGCCAGGCCCGGCCCCCTGCCCCCCGGCCCTTCCACCATGGCCAGTATTATGGGTacctcagcagcagcagccctgggGAGGTGGAGCCGCCCCCGTTCTACGTGCCAGAAGTGGGCAGCCCCCTGAGCTCCGTCATGTCgtccccgcccctgcccaccgAGGGGCCCTTTGGCCACCCCACCATCCCCGAGGAGAATGGAGAGAATGCATCCAACAGCACGCTGCCCTTGACTCAGACACCTACAGGAGGGCGCTCCCCTGAGCCCTGGGGCCGGCCAGAATTCCCCTTCGGGGGGCTGGAGACCCCAGCGATGATGTTCCCCCACCAGCTGCCACCCTGTGATGTGCCCGAGAGTCTGCAGCCCAAGGCCGGCCTCCCCCGAGgactgccccccacctccctgcagGTGCCCGCGGCCTACCCGGGCATCCTGTCTCTGGAGGCACCGAAGGGTTGGGCAGGCAAGTCGCCCGGCAGGGGCCCTGTCCCAGCGCCCCCCGCCGCCAAGTGGCAGGACAGACCTATGCAACCTCTGGTAAGCCAAGGGCAGCTGCGACATACAAGCCAAGGCATGGGCATACCTGTGCTGCCTTACCCCGAGCCGGCTGAGCCGGGGGCGCACGGCGGCCCCAGCACATTTGGCCTGGACACCCGGTGGTATGAGCcccagccccggccccggccTAGCCCTCGGCAGGCCAGGCGCGCCGAGCCCAGTTTACATCAAGTGGTGCTACAGCCCTCCCGGCTCTCACCTCTGACCCAAAGCCCCCTCAGCTCCCGCACTGGCTCCCCTGAGCTCGCCGCCCGTGCCCGGCCTCGCCCGGGCCTCCTGCAGCAGGCAGAGATGTCAGAGATCACCCTGCAGCCGCCGGCTGCAGTCAGCTTTTCTCGAAAGTCTACGCCGTCCACAGGCTCCCCCTCCCAGAGCAGCCGCAGTGGGAGTCCCAGCTACCGGCCCGCCATGGGCTTCACCACTCTGGCCACCGGCTACCCTTCCCCTCCACCCGGCCCCGCCCCTGCTGGGCCTGGGGACAGCTTGGACGTGTTTGGACAGACGCCCTCCCCTCGAAGGACGGGGGAGGAATTGCTCCGACCAGAGCCCCCACCACCCACGTTACCTACTTCAGG AACACTTCCACCTGCACCCGGGAACGCTGCTGCACCTGAGAGGCTGGAGGCTCTGAAATACCAACGGATAAAGAAGCCCAAAAAGTCATCCAAGGGCTCTTCGAAGTCAAAGAAACGATCCG